One Dictyoglomus sp. NZ13-RE01 genomic window carries:
- the lnt gene encoding apolipoprotein N-acyltransferase codes for MFDLILLFLSILLYVFSYPPFNFSFLIFFTLIPLFHLISRVSEKEAFWYGFLYGFGFYGINFYWIPNLLRNFVNFYFGIFVNLLLISYLSLYNGLFLWGIKKRNSFLFPAFFWCFLEFIKSIGPLAFNWGTLGEPLVNVYPLLQWASIFGGLGLSFIVVLINTILYYFFKMPIRKKIFSILFVFLLFLVGEILGAVSYDSQIKLKVGVVQGNYDSFSKYYLRDIEDQLRVHKDLTLLLPDDLYLIVWAESVLFCTLNNYPSYLKELKDLAKEKGAYLIVGALKYEKGKIYNSAYLFSPFSDEYETYSKVQLVPFVEELPFSFLFPNYIKSLVGGYSRGEGFYPFKTPLANIGTLICFESLFSYTAREQIRNGADILVVITNDGWFQGTPAVWQHRNLSLIRAVENRAPLVQTANTGVTFFVDPYGKILWESREGEKSIYYQDVLINKNGFSLYRVWGDIPLFMAFIIYLIFRMKS; via the coding sequence ATGTTTGACTTAATTTTACTTTTTTTATCCATATTATTATATGTTTTTTCCTATCCACCTTTTAATTTTTCCTTTCTCATTTTTTTTACTCTCATTCCTTTGTTTCATCTTATTTCAAGGGTTTCTGAAAAAGAGGCTTTCTGGTATGGCTTTCTCTATGGATTTGGTTTTTATGGGATTAATTTTTATTGGATTCCTAATCTTTTAAGGAATTTTGTGAATTTTTATTTTGGAATTTTTGTTAATCTTCTTCTTATTTCTTACCTTTCTTTATACAATGGATTATTTTTATGGGGTATTAAGAAGAGAAATTCCTTTTTATTTCCTGCGTTTTTTTGGTGTTTTTTAGAATTTATAAAAAGTATTGGTCCTCTTGCCTTTAATTGGGGCACCTTAGGAGAACCCTTAGTAAATGTATATCCTCTTTTGCAGTGGGCAAGTATATTTGGTGGTTTGGGATTAAGCTTTATTGTAGTGCTTATAAATACAATTTTATATTATTTTTTTAAAATGCCTATTAGAAAAAAAATATTTAGTATCCTTTTTGTCTTTTTATTATTTTTAGTAGGAGAGATTTTGGGGGCAGTGTCTTATGATTCCCAAATAAAGCTAAAGGTTGGCGTAGTACAAGGGAATTATGATAGTTTTTCAAAGTATTATCTAAGAGATATTGAAGATCAATTGAGAGTACATAAGGATTTAACATTATTATTACCGGATGATCTTTATTTAATTGTTTGGGCAGAAAGTGTTTTGTTTTGCACTCTAAATAATTATCCCAGTTATCTAAAGGAGTTAAAAGATTTAGCAAAGGAGAAGGGGGCTTATTTAATTGTAGGGGCTTTGAAATATGAAAAGGGCAAAATTTATAATTCCGCTTATCTTTTCTCCCCCTTTAGTGATGAATATGAGACATATAGTAAAGTGCAGTTGGTACCCTTTGTAGAGGAATTGCCTTTTTCCTTTCTTTTTCCCAACTATATTAAAAGTTTGGTGGGAGGATATAGTAGAGGGGAAGGTTTTTATCCTTTTAAAACTCCTCTTGCAAATATTGGTACATTGATTTGTTTTGAATCTTTATTCTCTTATACTGCCAGGGAACAAATAAGAAACGGTGCGGATATTCTTGTGGTTATAACTAATGATGGTTGGTTTCAGGGAACTCCAGCTGTATGGCAACACAGAAATTTATCCCTAATAAGGGCTGTGGAAAATAGAGCTCCATTAGTTCAAACTGCAAATACAGGTGTAACCTTTTTTGTAGATCCCTATGGTAAAATATTATGGGAGAGTAGGGAAGGTGAAAAAAGCATATATTATCAGGATGTTTTAATTAACAAAAATGGATTTTCCTTATATAGAGTATGGGGAGATATACCTTTATTTATGGCATTTATTATCTATCTTATTTTTAGGATGAAATCATGA
- a CDS encoding inositol monophosphatase, with translation MDDIFGVMMETAMKSGELLKKYFYNRDFEVDQKTISYDLVTNADRESQELIISSLSSKFPHIPILGEEGMEIKKYERAFFVDPLDGTLNFVHGISMFCVSIGYWEDGNPKVGVVYAPILGELFFAKEGEGAYLNGKRIHTSSPKSLKDALLVTGWPYDKEKLKKAIKTANKILDFTEFRAFGSAALELCYVAMGIFDGYWEYGLYPWDLAAGVLIAKEGGAIVRKPDGEEFDLFEGEVLAISPHIYDEFLRVIKE, from the coding sequence ATGGATGACATATTTGGGGTTATGATGGAAACAGCAATGAAGTCTGGTGAGCTCTTAAAGAAATATTTTTATAATAGAGATTTTGAGGTAGATCAGAAGACTATATCTTATGATTTGGTAACGAATGCGGATAGGGAATCTCAGGAACTTATCATTTCAAGTTTATCCTCTAAATTTCCCCACATACCTATCTTAGGGGAAGAAGGCATGGAGATTAAAAAATATGAAAGAGCCTTTTTTGTTGATCCTTTAGATGGAACCCTTAATTTTGTGCATGGTATTTCCATGTTTTGTGTTTCTATAGGATATTGGGAGGATGGAAATCCAAAAGTTGGGGTTGTTTATGCACCTATCTTAGGAGAATTATTTTTTGCTAAAGAGGGAGAAGGAGCCTATCTAAATGGGAAAAGGATTCATACCTCAAGTCCAAAATCTTTGAAGGATGCCCTTCTTGTTACAGGCTGGCCTTACGATAAGGAGAAATTGAAAAAGGCAATTAAGACTGCAAATAAAATTTTAGATTTTACAGAATTTAGAGCCTTTGGGAGTGCCGCTTTAGAGCTTTGTTATGTGGCTATGGGAATCTTTGATGGATATTGGGAATATGGGTTATACCCATGGGATCTTGCAGCTGGAGTTTTGATCGCTAAAGAGGGAGGAGCTATTGTAAGAAAACCAGATGGAGAAGAATTTGATCTTTTTGAGGGAGAAGTATTGGCAATTTCTCCCCATATTTATGATGAATTTTTAAGGGTTATTAAGGAATGA